Proteins encoded within one genomic window of Gigantopelta aegis isolate Gae_Host chromosome 2, Gae_host_genome, whole genome shotgun sequence:
- the LOC121388157 gene encoding alpha-N-acetylgalactosamine-specific lectin-like — MRKYIYSVGETVALRCKSSSVIVTRRCLSDGSWSSGGYVCGGCPTGWSAFNRSCYKYFPSHKTYREAEGHCAAPGGTVATMASREEMDFVASLGHKTWKMWVGATDRAVEGEFLGADNLPLTWDNWNEGEPNNQGNEDCVVANGEDKNVSWIDVPCSGTYSYVCELSSTCDNTAVNVGQTRRYIRYSKS, encoded by the exons ATGCGTAAGTACATCTACAGTGTTGGTGAAACGGTTGCCCTGCGGTGCAAAAGTAGTTCCGTGATCGTGACTAGACGATGTCTGAGTGACGGCTCGTGGTCGTCTGGTGGATACGTCTGTGGAG GTTGTCCCACTGGGTGGTCGGCGTTTAACCGGTCCTGTTACAAGTACTTCCCCTCTCACAAGACGTACCGTGAGGCTGAAGGGCACTGCGCCGCGCCTGGTGGGACGGTGGCCACCATGGCCAGTAGAGAAGAGATGGACTTTGTAGCCAGTCTAGG ACATAAAACGTGGAAGATGTGGGTTGGTGCGACTGACCGAGCTGTAGAGGGAGAGTTTCTGGGAGCCGATAACTTGCCTTTAACATGGGACAATTGGAACGAAG GCGAACCCAATAACCAAGGCAACGAGGACTGCGTGGTAGCGAATGGAGAAGACAAGAACGTGAGCTGGATCGACGTGCCGTGTTCAGGGACATACAGCTACGTCTGCGAGCTTTCTTCTACATGTGATAACACGGCTGTTAATGTCGGTCAAACCAGACGTTATATTCGCTATAGTAAGAGTTGA